The DNA segment GTTCACCTCCGCCGAGCACGACCCGCACTTGCCCGCTTTGCAGTTCCACCGGCACGCCAGCGTCGGCGCGCTCTCCGCCTGGATCTGGTGCACCGCGTCCAGCACCACCATCCCCTCGGACACCTCCGTCGCGTAGTCCTTGAACGCCGCGCCCTCCCCCTGCCCCGTCCAGATGCGGAATGTTGCCCTCGGCATCGCGCTGCTACTCCCGAACCGTCGGCGGTTCACTCGTCTCCTGCCCGAACCACAGCCAGTAGTCGTCCGGGTCCCGCACCTCGAACTCCTTCATCCCGTACGCCGTCACCCGCATCGCGGACACCGCCACCCCCCGCCCCGACAACTCCGCGTGCAGCCCCGCCGCATCGTCGCAGTTGAAGTAGTAGATCTGGTAGTCCTTCGACCGCCGCGGCACGTCCCGCTCCACCGCC comes from the Phycisphaeraceae bacterium genome and includes:
- a CDS encoding VOC family protein — protein: MAARVQTIRPMLAVSDLPRTMAFYCDRLGFRCVCTFGEPPVWCDLVRDGQSMMFNAPGKEAVERDVPRRSKDYQIYYFNCDDAAGLHAELSGRGVAVSAMRVTAYGMKEFEVRDPDDYWLWFGQETSEPPTVRE